A genomic stretch from Penaeus monodon isolate SGIC_2016 chromosome 25, NSTDA_Pmon_1, whole genome shotgun sequence includes:
- the LOC119589387 gene encoding trichohyalin-like, with amino-acid sequence MRLKKSLEDEEQSLEEETDKCHELLEKMKLKKSLEDEEQSLEEETDKCHELLEKMKLKKSLEDEEQSLEEETDKCHELLEKMKLKKSLEDEEQSLEEKTDKCHELLEKMKLKKSLEDEEQSLEEETDKCHELLEKMKLKKSLEDEEQSLEEETDKCHELLEKMKLKKSLEDEEQSLEEETDKCHELLEKMKLKKSLEDEEQSLEEETDKCHELLEKMKLKKSLEDEEQSLEEETDKCHELLEKMKLKKSLEDEEQSLEEETDKCHELLEKMKLKKSLEDEEQSLEEETDKCHELLEKMKLKKSLEDEEQSLEEETDKCHELLEKMKLKKSLEDEEQSLEEETDKCHELLEKMKLKKSLEDEEQSLEEETDKCHELLEKMKLKTDKAEKFLEDAEQNLEEEMDKFSEILEKLKFERNKAENFLVDEQLTLEEEAKKYCRILKKLQMKMHNAGSCLEALFGEKLDEEEEVQESHKKTNFNLYMLLRCLDLLVSVYTPSHRKGLQLEKDIACKKKKIQKKLEEDALLHV; translated from the exons ATGAGGCTCAAGAAGTCCCTTGAGGATGAAGAGCAGAGCTTGGAAGAGGAAACTGACAAGTGCCATGAACTTCTAGAGAAAATGAAGCTCAAGAAGTCCCTTGAGGATGAAGAGCAGAGCTTGGAAGAGGAAACTGACAAGTGTCATGAACTTCTAGAGAAAATGAAGCTCAAGAAGTCCCTTGAGGATGAAGAGCAGAGCTTGGAAGAGGAAACTGACAAGTGTCATGAACTTCTAGAGAAAATGAAGCTCAAGAAGTCCCTTGAGGATGAAGAGCAGAGCTTGGAAGAGAAAACTGACAAGTGTCATGAACTTCTAGAGAAAATGAAGCTCAAGAAGTCCCTTGAGGATGAAGAGCAGAGCTTGGAAGAGGAAACTGACAAGTGCCATGAACTTCTAGAGAAAATGAAGCTCAAGAAGTCCCTTGAGGATGAAGAGCAGAGCTTGGAAGAGGAAACTGACAAGTGTCATGAACTTCTAGAGAAAATGAAGCTCAAGAAGTCCCTTGAGGATGAAGAGCAGAGCTTGGAAGAGGAAACTGACAAGTGTCATGAACTTCTAGAGAAAATGAAGCTCAAGAAGTCCCTTGAGGATGAAGAGCAGAGCTTGGAAGAGGAAACTGACAAGTGTCATGAACTTCTAGAGAAAATGAAGCTCAAGAAGTCCCTTGAGGATGAAGAGCAGAGCTTGGAAGAGGAAACTGACAAGTGTCATGAACTTCTAGAGAAAATGAAGCTCAAGAAGTCCCTTGAGGATGAAGAGCAGAGCTTGGAAGAGGAAACTGACAAGTGTCATGAACTTCTAGAGAAAATGAAGCTCAAGAAGTCCCTTGAGGATGAAGAGCAGAGCTTGGAAGAGGAAACTGACAAGTGTCATGAACTTCTAGAGAAAATGAAGCTCAAGAAGTCCCTTGAGGATGAAGAGCAGAGCTTGGAAGAGGAAACTGACAAGTGTCATGAACTTCTAGAGAAAATGAAGCTCAAGAAGTCCCTTGAGGATGAAGAGCAGAGCTTGGAAGAGGAAACTGACAAGTGTCATGAACTTCTAGAGAAAATGAAGCTCAAGAAGTCCCTTGAGGATGAAGAGCAGAGCTTGGAAGAGGAAACTGACAAGTGTCATGAACTTCTAGAGAAAATGAAGCTCAAGACGGACAAAGCTGAGAAGTTCCTTGAGGATGCAGAGCAGAACTTGGAAGAAGAAATGGACAAGTTCAGTGAAATTCTCGAGAAACTAAAGTTTGAGAGGAACAAAGCTGAGAACTTCCTTGTGGATGAACAGCTGACCTTGGAAGAAGAAGCTAAAAAGTACTGCAGAATTCTCAAGAAACTACAAATGAAGATGCATAACGCTGGAAGTTGCCTTGAAGCCCTCTTTGGTGAAAAgctggacgaggaagaggaagttcAGGAGtcacacaagaaaacaaactttaatttatatatgcttCT GCGGTGTCTTGACCTGTTAGTCAGTGTGTATACCCCGAGCCATAGAAAGGGTCTCCAGCTGGAGAAGGATATAGCttgcaagaagaagaagattcaAAAGAAGCTCGAAGAGGATGCTTTACTCCACGTCTAA